The sequence ATATCCTCTCTAAGAGATCTTCAATAAGTAATAGATCTTTAATTAGATGTAGCCCATTTAATAAGGTTGTAAAAGCATAACATTGTTTTCATCCTgtcctgcagctgtttccttATATAAGCTTCCATGCAtcaatattacattatttttttaactcctttgtttgtttttaaaggagcCCTGCTGTGCTAATAATAGAACAAAGAGGACGTTTCACATTCATGCTGTTGTGTACTTAAAGTTGATTTGCTTTCCTCTGGTTTTATTCCACTGAcatcatctttttattttgacGTGCAAGCTGTTGTGATCTCAGTGTGTAGCCACAAATTGAGCTGGTCATATCAGACTGTGAACACAATGGCAGCTTCAAGTTGTGTTATAAAGgaaagcaaaatgtttttggtttatttgaTACTGAGCTGTAGCACtgcagcatttatttatttcagaacaACAGTGTTTTGATGTTTGAAACTATATTTGTCTTATCAAGTTCTTTTCTGATTGTTGTCCTTATAAAGACAATAAACACAAAGAGGAAGAGTAATGTACAGCAGAAGGCCACAGACGATCTTCTACTCTTACGTTTAATACTTTAGCACTTTAACTAGTGATTTCAGCGTTTAATAGCAAGGGTCAGCCCGTCGCCCACGGTGAGCATGCTCAGATCGATCCTCTGGTCCTTGTGTAGCTTCTTATTGAGAGCATCCAGTCCCTGGGAGGTGAGGTCATTGGGATCAGGATTCACGACCCTTCCACCCCACAGCacctttaaatgaaaacaaagctgtttCATTCTATTCACAACGAGAACGTGCTTAACACCTCTCAGTACCACAGCATACAGTAGGTATGTATGTATAATAAGTAAGCATATGTATCATTTTCCTGTCAATTGCTGGAGGATTTGACTGCGTTCATAAAACTCAACCTGCTTGTGTTTGGTGCACTTACATTGTCAATTGCAATGATGCCCCCTTTTCGCATGAGCTCAAGCGACTTCTCATAATAGTTGTCATAGTTCAATTTATCTGCGTCGATGAATACAAAGTCATATGTTCCAGCTTCCCCGGCTGCTATCAGATCATCTGATCCAACAgagatgaaaattaaaatgcagtCAAACTTTGTCAAAAATCCTGAGCTCTATAAAAGTACTTACCAAGCGTCTTCGTGGCTATTTGAAGTCGTACATCGATTTTATTTTCGACTTCAGCCTAAAGAAAAGGTTAAAATGTATGAATTGAGATTTGTGAAGGGATTTTAAGtggtttttccttctttaattgatttttaaacagAATGTTAGAGAAGGTTTAACAGCTATTGATTTTACTGCTTGGCTTTGCATCTTTACAACACAGTTCCCTGAACAGACACCTTTTTACTCCTCAGCCTGCAGCATTTTGTGAAAGTAGATGTGTAGTATGCTGTTTGCTGCACAATTTTCCTCTGAGTGAAGCACCAGTCAATCTCACTCCACTTGCAAAATGCCAGATTTAGATGTTGTCCAGGTGCCAGACACTGGCCATTATGCACTTGTGTAATGTTGTACTATTATCTGTTAACATCAAAGTTTTCATgcacaagtcttttttttttttacttctgaaGACATCTTTCAGTGAAAAACTATATTGTtaaagtatattaaaaaaaattcctcACCTCTTCAAAAAATGGTCTGCTGATGTTCACGTAGGTTTCTTCTATCTCACATGCTACCACGTTTCCATTCTCTGGCATGGCCAAGGCCATACTCAGTGCATTGTACCCCGTGTACATTCctacaaattaaataaagtgtCAATACATcactttagatttttatttttgtcttttaaaagaTAGGCCATAAGGAGCTAAATCCTAGAAGCAACTGAAAACTTAATCCTGTGactaaatattacatttacaccACTGAAATCTCTAAAAACATTATTGTggttagcattagcattcattcatttccagTAGACAAAATTGTATTTAAGTTGCTTTACTGCAGATATAATTGGAATACCTTCCATATAAATATGTAAGTGCTATAGGgcagttgttttttgttttttaacactAAGTTTAGTGGTTTCATTTCACAGTTATGGTTCCAGTTATTTATAATAATCCAGTCATCATGGCTTTTTAGCTTCCATACTCCGCCATTAAGGTGTTTAGGTCTCACATATTCTTACCAATTTCAATGGCTTTAGTTGCATTGATCAGTTTAATGAGATTTGCCATCAGCTGGGCTTGTTCACTGGAAACCATCATCCTGCTCAATGGGTCTTCCATGGTTCTctgtaatgaaaatataaaataatttaatatacaCCCTTATGTTGTTTGAGTAGTTGGAGAAAAATAACGTATTTCTTTGTGCTGGGAGTGTCTCTTTATTAGATTCCATGTGGCTGCATATCTTTCTGTAACATTGTGCTGCCCTACAGTGGTCCAAATCTGTATTGCTCAGATCCTGAAATCATGTATTGTGTCACATTATTGTAGTTGtatataaaatgtgttaattaaattaaaatatgacaCGAGACCTGACactgtaccaaaaaaaaaaaaaaaaaactaagcagGCAGAGTGCCCACAGAGCTTAAATCCAGTGGTAGTAAGATACAAAGTGCATAAGCCACAACTTCAAAGATGGAAGTTTCTTTAGTTTTTAGCCTGGAGCCATCAGACAACCAACCAGCCTTCCTCTgacctacaaaaaaaaaaaaaaactgctggtGGCATCCGCATGTAGATTAACATTGGAAGGTGCCTACCCATGTTAAGCATAAAGTGTTAAAATAACCCAGAATTAAAATTCATAGAGGATAAATTTAAAGTTATCTACTTTGATGTAATATAATTTGGTTGCACTGAAACACCAATAAACTACTAAAGCAAAAAATCTAGCAATGAGCAAAGTGTTATGAAATAAGAGACTTATCATGTCCATCATACGAAGTTAATGAGAGCTcaggttctctggttttcttacCAGGCTGAGTTTGGTGAGGACTGGATGCTCCCGAAGTGAGTTGTTAACTACATACTGCAGCACAGGATCATCCTTCCCCTCACTGTGGCTCTTCCCAATGCAGACTGACTTTGCCACACCTGAACAAAAATTAGTATAATAGCAGCTACTATTACTACAAGAaatttgtcacatacacattttCAGTCATCCATACCTGTCAGTACAACAGCAAATCCAAtgcaaaaaagcattttaatgtcTGCAGTCATGGTGTCTTGGGCTCTGGGTTTCGTTAAAACTAAGGTTGAAGAGCTAACATTTGAATCTAATAAATCGCTCTGTCAGCCCAGTTGGTACAATAtcacctgtgtttgtttagGTTAACCTTGTCGAAGGAGGTTCAacttattgattttttttcagttgtactgaagtttacatttttataaagtGGATTTAATTATTGGAAAAAACATGCTTAAAGACTTGTCATATAATTGTTTAAAAAGGGATATTGGCAAAAAGTGGTAAAAGTTACAATAAGATTGAGTCAGTGAAGTTCCATTACAAAGgtgtccttttttttaaaaggcatTAGCACTGATCCAACAGCTGATTGATTGATTCTGCTCCCTCTATTTGCTGAGGCCCTACATTTGAAAAATACTGCCAGTCTGTTAGTGATGTTGCAATCCAAGCAGCACACTTTGAACCATTTTTTCTCTATGTTCACAGTTTTTCACACATGAACTTTTACTCAGTACCATTTATAACTGCAACTGATGGGAAATGTTTGCAAAAGTTGTATTTCCCAAGACATGTATGTAGGTGACAGATCACTGTATGTTTCACCATATTCAGCAAAAGGCAAAGATACAAAGCagcttgttaaaaaaaacaaaaaaaaaaacacctgcaaCCAATAACAAGAGGCAATTCAACTCAGCAGCTGTGAATGTCAGCAGGACTATGAAAGACAATTTACAATGTGATCAGTGTACTGCAGTTTTAgctttaaattattttcaacTGCAGTAAGCAAGGTGACCCCATTTAATAACTTCCATGATCATAAAAGCTTTAGAAAGCATCCCAAATTGGTTCAAGATATCTGATAACTATTTCTGACAATACGCATATCAAGGTGAAATAATTCAAAGGTGCTTGGGATACAAACAGAACTATACCAGATTGTGgagaaaatgttatttggtATATTTTCCTTCAACATTCACCCAACAATGCTCCCTCCTAGTGGTGGATGTTGGTTGGTGATAgtgttcattcatttgtttgtttttttggtggaTGTTGCATGGACTTTCCCTTCAGAGGATTAAAGAAGTCAATTTGATTAATTCACTACATGTAGATTTTTGAATGTGTGAAAGAAGTCACTAGAAACATTTTGCTCAGATGTAAAATCCAGGGTTGCACTTTAAGCTGTGATGCTATTAGACATATCCACATGTGGCAATGGCTGTTTACTCATAGTCAGCAGTTACATTTCATATAGAAACTAGACACACAGTTAAAGAGACAGAGGTTaatgtgggtgtttttttcaGTCAAGCTGTCAGACACACTATGAGCTGCGACTGATGCAAATTTATTTCAGTGGAACAACATCAGTACGTGATAGACATAGATTACTTCTTTTACAGAGACGAAGGTTTTACCTTCACATCAACAGCAGTGGTGGCTAAAAAGATTTACCATGTGATATGTGATCAAATAAGGTTGATATTCGTCCCCTATTTTCAGCAGACACAGTCTGCAGTTGCATTTGAATTCACTTTCAGATCCCCATCCTTCGACTTCTTCTGACTAAATGTGCAATTGTGAAAGAGAAGCCTTAGTGCTGAAAGTGTTCTGATTCCTTGTATATTTTGGTTGCTGTCTGGAGTTtctacaatacaatacaattatTTGCTAAACATAAAACACCCAATTTTAGAAACCTGTAAAGGATTGCAGCATGTTACGGTATACATGGCAAAGTGCATTTAAACACAAGTACATATTACGTTTTTATAAGAAATTGCAAGTGTGGTAAATGTAAAGAAGTTTTAGCAATTATGAGGTGATTGTAAGTGAATTATTAAGACTTCAAATATCCAGACCAAATATGtgaatatactatatatatatatatatatataaaaaatatatagcaTATTTCAATATAACTTTCTTCTTTAAGTGTATCTGTACATCAGGTAATATTTACTGAGCAAAGAGTGTTTTCATGAGCCACAGTTAAGATCATTTCATCTTGAAACTTCAAAACAGGAACAGGGAAGACGGTAACCAAGATTCTGTTCAAAAAGGAGTTTTGGGGATGTGAGTGGGATGCGAGGTCTCTCCAAGGACACAGAGCTTCCTCTGTCTATTCCCTAATTAAGAATGCAcagatacaaacaaaaacacgcCGCTGACAAGAACACATCAATTAAATGAGCCATGACACAAACTGtctctgaaaaaaatgtttgagttGTGATGAGGAAAGGAAGGGGATGTCTCGGAGTGTGCACACAGCTCTGCTAAGGTCCTCTCGGTGAAAATGAGACACCGTGTTTTTCCACcatcctctcccctctctctgccGCTGCTTCGGGCCTCTGCTTATGTGACGCTAATTGTTTCTGCTACTTGTGCCAAGTACCTACTCTTCCCCAGCACATTCTACAGACAGGCCCTGGTCCCTCAGctgctttttgtgtctgtttaagGAATGAAAAAATGTGTGCTGCCATCTGCAGCTAACACACCACTGTTCCTCCTCCCGGCCGTGACTGTCAGAGTGCCACAGtgatacacattcacacactctcacagaGGTAGAAAAAAACTATGTTGtggagaaacaagaaaacaaaactgacacaTACAACAGCtaatatgaaagaaaataattcaaGAGGTTCCTGTTTTGAAGACACTGCACAACTGAGAAAAGCTTTTAAATTTAGCAGACTATGCAGAGACGAAATGTAGGTATGTAGTCAATTTAAACCAGGCCGGTCTAAACTTACCTGCTGATCTCGATTTCATTTTGAAGCATTGactaaaaagacaaaacccCTGGATAAATATTCtcaaaaatatactgtatatgtacattTTAGACCTTTTAGCACACATTAATTCACCCTAgctgcattttcactttattttgttgtttagtACCTAAATGCGACCAGCAAGTGGCAGTGTTGTTTAGCTAATCCACAGTCGTTTTAATACAAACACAAGCTCATGGCACAAAGACAGCCAGGCCCTTACTCCCTAGTCGGGAAAGTAATATCACTTTCCTCTTGTTGAATTGACCTGTGACATCACAGAGTACACATTGACGCACATATTGACATGCTTGTAATGTCACATGGCTCTTACATCATCTGTGTGCTTATCACAGGAAGACTGTGTGTGATGCACTCTAATAACAGCAGTCAGTTTGGCAACGTCTCAGCAGTCAGATAAACACTCTTGAATATTAAGTGATGCTAATCACAATGGAAAGACCAGCGTCAAGACGACTGACAGACATTTCTCTGCATTCGATTGACAGTCCTCAGAATCGTCCTCCGTTTGACAGCAGCGTCTCCCAACATGACAAGTCTGTTTAAACCTTCTGGAAGAGGCTCGTACACGTGCACGTGCAACAGCATGCATGATTAGAGATGCACTGACACTGATTTTACTCAAACTGggccactgtgctgctgtgcaagACCAAACTGTGTGTTCCTCATGCATCCTCACAGAGAGCACTAGTTTATGTAGGCCACAGGGTTGCAGAATGTAGATGAGGATATAACAAAATATTCCCCAAAAAATGGCTTTCAATCATGGAAATCTGGATTTATTGCTGCAGTATTAAACTACAGTGTATTCTGGAGCATGAATGTTGAGGATAAGCCGTTCAATTCATTATCATCCTCTCTTTGTGTATTTAAGCCgtacagaacaaaacagtaGATCTGcctctgtgaaaaaaaaaaaaaaaaaacagaaatgaatggcAGGTGTGGTTGTTTGACTTTCAAATCATCTAGGCATCTATTCTATTAACCTGGTGTGTAAATAAATACCGAATTCAATTTCCATGGAGTCATGGAATAAGTTGACAGTCCCCAGAAAGATCAAACAGGCTGCTCCGGGCACGTGAgccacagtgaaaaaaaaaacaatcactaTGAAAGGTGTTGACACATTGAGCAAGCCACAGTAAGAGACAAATGTCATATCCTCAGAAACAATTACTTTTTTCTTAAGCCAGCTGGTCTCCTAGCTTTACTATTCTGTTTACAGTAGAGCTGCTCCGACAACACCTAATAGTGGTTGTCACTCAGAGGAAGAATGCTGTCTCTTTGTTGCTGTATTTAATATTAACCTCATAAATGACCTTTCTTCATTTAACAGGGTAGTTCATgtaattttttctttctttttttttttgtatagaaAGTGACACTTTATTTGAAAATCGCCACAGAGACAAACTCAAACTTCGCCCCAGTTCTATTCAGGAGTCCCTACATTCTCCTTTCCCATTAGTCTCACTCTCTTCTGACTGCAGTGTCCCATTGTGACCGCACTTGAGGCGCTAATGATAATGTTATAACCCAGACCAATTTGCCGTGGCAATCAGACTCACTTAATTGAGTTGATTATAAGCTCTCCGTCTGAGATGACCCCTCTGGACTCAGAAAAacggagcagagagagagggtgtggatggaggaggtggaggatttCTTCAGGCATTCCATCATTGTGTGGGAGACACATGGGATATGACTGTTTGGAGGCATGAGCAgcggcatgtgtgtgtgtgtgcatgtgtgtctgtgtgtgg is a genomic window of Mastacembelus armatus chromosome 15, fMasArm1.2, whole genome shotgun sequence containing:
- the comtd1 gene encoding catechol O-methyltransferase domain-containing protein 1, translating into MTADIKMLFCIGFAVVLTGVAKSVCIGKSHSEGKDDPVLQYVVNNSLREHPVLTKLSLRTMEDPLSRMMVSSEQAQLMANLIKLINATKAIEIGMYTGYNALSMALAMPENGNVVACEIEETYVNISRPFFEEAEVENKIDVRLQIATKTLDDLIAAGEAGTYDFVFIDADKLNYDNYYEKSLELMRKGGIIAIDNVLWGGRVVNPDPNDLTSQGLDALNKKLHKDQRIDLSMLTVGDGLTLAIKR